A region from the Treponema pallidum subsp. pallidum str. Nichols genome encodes:
- a CDS encoding DUF2715 domain-containing protein, with amino-acid sequence MQLGVQHYFSAHWGIDATATVSFGIDTKLAKFRIPYTLRFGPVFRT; translated from the coding sequence GTGCAGCTGGGGGTACAGCACTATTTTAGCGCGCACTGGGGGATAGACGCGACGGCTACCGTTTCGTTTGGCATTGACACCAAGCTGGCTAAGTTCCGCATCCCGTATACGTTGCGCTTTGGCCCCGTCTTCCGCACCTAG
- a CDS encoding ABC transporter permease: MRRNRARARASHEWDAEKRDCGQKNRGTGVIARLRGCLVHPKYHALLIPCLAVILGFAVGAVVMAVSGLHPKYILIALVRSMFGVNVQAFGTGRSVWNFRYMGEGVVTCLPLILTGLAVAFTSHMGLFNIGAEGQLVVGSVCAVCVGVLWHEHLSFFTIPAAVLAGMVGGGLWGLIPGVLRAVCGISEVVVTIMLNYVGLYGANFVVTALPGSDLMRTVSLPPAATLHSDFLSRVSNGSRLHWGFLLVIAALVSFKFLIEKTTFGYELRVVGASAEAARYAGIHIRRRVMLATSISGMYAGLAGVLLAIGTFSYGRVLPGFEGYGFEGIVVSLVGRNTAWGCVFGGSLLGSLRAAGPLMQLNGVPKEVSVIIVSAIIVFLSMHNGIRAMLVRWGRQGAHV; this comes from the coding sequence GTGCGACGCAACAGAGCAAGAGCTCGGGCGTCTCATGAGTGGGATGCGGAAAAAAGAGACTGCGGGCAAAAAAACCGGGGTACAGGGGTGATTGCGCGTCTCCGGGGGTGCCTGGTTCACCCCAAATACCACGCGCTGCTTATTCCCTGCTTGGCGGTGATCTTGGGGTTTGCCGTAGGTGCGGTGGTAATGGCGGTGTCAGGTTTGCACCCTAAATACATTCTCATAGCTTTGGTACGTTCGATGTTTGGCGTGAATGTACAGGCTTTTGGCACCGGCAGGTCCGTGTGGAACTTCAGGTATATGGGCGAAGGAGTGGTGACGTGTCTGCCGCTGATACTCACAGGACTTGCGGTGGCATTTACGTCCCATATGGGATTGTTCAATATCGGGGCAGAAGGGCAGCTCGTAGTCGGTAGCGTGTGCGCAGTGTGTGTCGGTGTCCTTTGGCATGAGCACCTTTCTTTCTTTACCATTCCTGCGGCGGTTCTTGCAGGAATGGTAGGGGGAGGACTGTGGGGTTTGATACCAGGGGTGTTGCGCGCAGTGTGCGGGATCAGTGAGGTGGTGGTTACCATTATGCTCAACTACGTAGGACTGTATGGGGCGAATTTTGTAGTCACCGCTTTGCCTGGGAGCGACTTGATGCGTACGGTGTCTTTACCCCCAGCTGCGACGTTGCACAGTGATTTTCTCTCGCGTGTAAGCAATGGGTCGCGTCTGCATTGGGGCTTTTTGCTTGTGATAGCTGCACTGGTTAGCTTTAAGTTTCTCATTGAGAAAACAACGTTCGGCTATGAGCTCCGTGTCGTTGGTGCTAGTGCCGAAGCGGCCCGCTATGCGGGGATTCACATCAGGCGGCGTGTGATGCTTGCAACGAGCATTTCGGGTATGTATGCAGGGCTCGCCGGTGTGTTGCTAGCGATCGGTACTTTTTCGTACGGGCGGGTGTTACCCGGATTTGAAGGGTATGGATTTGAGGGGATTGTGGTGTCCTTGGTGGGCCGTAATACGGCGTGGGGGTGTGTGTTCGGCGGTTCGCTGCTCGGTTCGTTGCGCGCGGCAGGCCCACTCATGCAGTTGAACGGAGTGCCGAAGGAGGTGTCGGTAATTATCGTTTCGGCGATTATTGTCTTTCTTTCCATGCACAATGGAATCCGGGCGATGCTCGTCAGGTGGGGGAGGCAGGGTGCGCACGTATGA
- a CDS encoding major outer sheath N-terminal domain-containing protein translates to MGCMRWGSVLCVVVGVGASGGVLGQEFSPKLTGSATLEWGISYGKGVGSHGQAPGAVMGTGPYNLKHGFRTTNTVGVSFPLVMRTTHTRRGQHPALYAELKVADLQADLSQGKAGFAVKRKGKVEATLHCYGAYLTIGKNPTFLTNFARLWKPWVTAQYQEDAVQYAPGFGGLGGKVGYRAQDIGGSGVSLDVGFLSFASNGAWDSTDPTHSKYGFGADLKLMYARAGHPLCTVELASNVTLEDGYLIGAQKDANNQNKDKLLWNVGGRLTLEPGAGFRFSFALDAGNQHQSEATAAMRTERTRERAQEVALAIFTHAAQEQAKQAADTVGSTIDNSVQVARSVITQIAEGAVKQAHDQIKRTNGTQVVNIDVTVPVNVRQSPVRQPDLPSLTAIAAQLPNVTKLFFLSAGAAAARPIIGQITGVVQNVITQQVQARVAQSTAVAIQQVLVFNQQTVAAEKANTQKHTINGKSYAAHIGSLVSLATNRALPTIRQRVEQAVQENIRRINAVVQQKAQTLTSSQELEKAVYSLFVPTFENLVLGAGALLALLDMHQIAVDALFTAQWKWLSSGIYFATAPANVFGTRVLDNTIASCGDFAGFLKLETKSGDPYTHLLTGLDAGVETRVYIPLTYALYKNNGGTAVRGIQEKEYIRPPVVGKAWCSYRIPVQDYGWVKPSVTVHASTNRAHLNAPAAGGAVGATYLTKEYCAQLRAGISASLIEKTVFSLDWEQGMLSDVPYLLVSECLTQGIGRIVCGVTLSW, encoded by the coding sequence ATGGGGTGCATGCGGTGGGGGAGTGTGCTGTGTGTGGTGGTGGGGGTAGGAGCGAGCGGGGGAGTGCTCGGACAGGAGTTTTCCCCGAAGCTAACTGGCTCTGCCACACTTGAGTGGGGCATCAGCTATGGCAAGGGGGTAGGCAGTCATGGCCAGGCCCCTGGTGCAGTTATGGGCACCGGTCCCTACAATCTGAAGCACGGGTTTCGTACTACCAACACGGTGGGAGTATCCTTTCCCCTGGTTATGCGCACCACCCACACGCGCCGTGGGCAGCACCCGGCACTGTATGCGGAGCTGAAGGTGGCGGACCTGCAGGCGGACCTGAGTCAGGGGAAGGCAGGTTTTGCCGTTAAGCGCAAGGGGAAGGTAGAGGCGACACTACACTGTTATGGGGCCTACCTGACGATTGGGAAGAACCCCACGTTTCTGACGAACTTTGCCCGGCTGTGGAAGCCGTGGGTGACAGCGCAGTACCAGGAGGATGCGGTACAGTATGCGCCGGGGTTTGGGGGTTTAGGCGGCAAGGTTGGGTATCGGGCACAGGACATTGGGGGCAGTGGGGTCAGCCTTGATGTGGGGTTTCTCTCCTTTGCCTCTAACGGTGCCTGGGATAGTACTGACCCCACGCACAGTAAGTATGGCTTTGGGGCAGACTTGAAGCTAATGTATGCGCGTGCAGGACACCCTCTGTGCACGGTAGAGCTTGCCAGCAATGTTACGCTAGAAGACGGATACCTCATCGGTGCACAGAAGGACGCAAACAATCAGAACAAGGATAAACTGCTGTGGAATGTAGGGGGCCGACTCACCCTCGAACCAGGCGCCGGCTTCCGCTTCTCCTTCGCCCTCGACGCCGGTAACCAACACCAGAGTGAGGCTACCGCGGCGATGAGGACCGAAAGGACACGCGAGCGTGCACAGGAGGTTGCACTGGCAATTTTTACGCACGCTGCGCAGGAACAGGCTAAACAGGCGGCTGATACGGTTGGTAGCACCATAGATAACTCGGTGCAGGTGGCAAGATCAGTTATTACTCAGATCGCTGAAGGAGCGGTGAAGCAGGCACACGATCAGATTAAACGCACCAATGGAACACAAGTAGTGAATATTGACGTGACCGTTCCGGTGAACGTCCGGCAAAGTCCTGTTCGGCAACCTGACTTGCCTTCACTTACCGCAATCGCAGCGCAATTGCCAAATGTAACCAAGCTCTTCTTCCTTAGTGCCGGGGCGGCCGCCGCGAGGCCCATTATCGGGCAGATTACTGGCGTGGTGCAGAACGTTATCACCCAGCAGGTACAGGCCCGGGTTGCGCAGTCGACCGCGGTTGCAATCCAGCAAGTTCTTGTGTTCAACCAGCAAACCGTCGCTGCAGAAAAAGCGAATACGCAAAAGCATACGATAAATGGCAAGTCATACGCGGCTCATATCGGCTCGTTGGTAAGTCTCGCTACCAACAGGGCGCTGCCTACTATACGACAGCGTGTTGAGCAAGCTGTTCAGGAAAATATACGGAGGATCAACGCTGTGGTGCAGCAAAAAGCGCAAACGCTCACCTCTTCCCAGGAACTGGAAAAGGCAGTGTATTCGTTGTTCGTTCCCACGTTTGAAAACCTGGTGTTGGGTGCAGGCGCGCTGCTGGCTCTTTTGGATATGCATCAGATTGCGGTGGACGCGCTGTTTACGGCGCAGTGGAAGTGGCTGTCTTCTGGCATATACTTTGCCACAGCACCGGCAAACGTTTTTGGCACCAGGGTGTTAGATAACACCATCGCAAGCTGTGGCGACTTTGCCGGATTCCTTAAGCTCGAAACTAAGAGCGGTGACCCCTACACCCACCTGCTCACCGGCCTGGACGCCGGCGTTGAAACACGCGTGTACATCCCCCTCACCTATGCGCTATACAAAAATAACGGGGGGACGGCTGTGCGTGGCATTCAGGAAAAGGAGTATATCCGTCCACCGGTGGTGGGGAAGGCGTGGTGTAGCTATCGCATCCCGGTGCAGGATTACGGCTGGGTGAAGCCAAGCGTTACGGTCCATGCCTCTACCAACCGTGCACACCTGAATGCCCCTGCTGCAGGTGGAGCAGTAGGAGCTACCTATCTAACCAAGGAGTACTGTGCACAGCTGCGTGCTGGTATTTCAGCCAGTCTCATAGAGAAGACGGTATTCTCCCTTGATTGGGAACAGGGTATGCTCTCTGATGTCCCGTACCTGCTGGTGTCCGAGTGCCTCACCCAGGGAATCGGCCGCATCGTGTGCGGCGTCACCCTCTCCTGGTAG
- a CDS encoding major outer sheath N-terminal domain-containing protein, with protein sequence MGCMRWGSVLCVVVGVGASGGVLGQEFSPKLTGSATLEWGISYGKGVGSHGQAPGAVMGTGPYNLKHGFRTTNTVGVSFPLVMRTTHTRRGQHPALYAELKVADLQADLSQGKAGFAVKRKGKVEATLHCYGAYLTIGKNPTFLTNFARLWKPWVTAQYQEDAVQYAPGFGGLGGKVGYRAQDIGGSGVSLDVGFLSFASNGAWDSTDPTHSKYGFGADLKLMYARAGHPLCTVELASNVTLEDGYLIGAQKDANNQNKDKLLWNVGGRLTLEPGAGFRFSFALDAGNQHQSAQDFQNRTQRAQSELTALSNNLFQGESQKQEAWLDEYAKKVLDAVTAATETALQSRGNAYITAVSNVKVTPPVAATLLTNLKVFITDPPTPSPLPALPAFSLMGQVLLQYDAEQVVKGFEQVQTQIVAEINQKVQAAVAQSKAAAQAFINGLTKAIEDVADALLAPHKGNPMSLFNLPDQQKLLKDDLADLIPKLTAEATKFFTEGQTFVTEEVKKKTDALDAGQQIRQAIQNLRASAWRAFLMGVSAVCLYLDTYNVAFDALFTAQWKWLSSGIYFATAPANVFGTRVLDNTIASCGDFAGFLKLETKSGDPYTHLLTGLDAGVETRVYIPLTYALYKNNGGTAVRGIQEKEYIRPPVVGKAWCSYRIPVQDYGWVKPSVTVHASTNRAHLNAPAAGGAVGATYLTKEYCAQLRAGISASLIEKTVFSLDWEQGMLSDVPYLLVSECLTQGIGRIVCGVTLSW encoded by the coding sequence ATGGGGTGCATGCGGTGGGGGAGTGTGCTGTGTGTGGTGGTGGGGGTAGGAGCGAGCGGGGGAGTGCTCGGACAGGAGTTTTCCCCGAAGCTAACTGGCTCTGCCACACTTGAGTGGGGCATCAGCTATGGCAAGGGGGTAGGCAGTCATGGCCAGGCCCCTGGTGCAGTTATGGGCACCGGTCCCTACAATCTGAAGCACGGGTTTCGTACTACCAACACGGTGGGAGTATCCTTTCCCCTGGTTATGCGCACCACCCACACGCGCCGTGGGCAGCACCCGGCACTGTATGCGGAGCTGAAGGTGGCGGACCTGCAGGCGGACCTGAGTCAGGGGAAGGCAGGTTTTGCCGTTAAGCGCAAGGGGAAGGTAGAGGCGACACTACACTGTTATGGGGCCTACCTGACGATTGGGAAGAACCCCACGTTTCTGACGAACTTTGCCCGGCTGTGGAAGCCGTGGGTGACAGCGCAGTACCAGGAGGATGCGGTACAGTATGCGCCGGGGTTTGGGGGTTTAGGCGGCAAGGTTGGGTATCGGGCACAGGACATTGGGGGCAGTGGGGTCAGCCTTGATGTGGGGTTTCTCTCCTTTGCCTCTAACGGTGCCTGGGATAGTACTGACCCCACGCACAGTAAGTATGGCTTTGGGGCAGACTTGAAGCTAATGTATGCGCGTGCAGGACACCCTCTGTGCACGGTAGAGCTTGCCAGCAATGTTACGCTAGAAGACGGATACCTCATCGGTGCACAGAAGGACGCAAACAATCAGAACAAGGATAAACTGCTGTGGAATGTAGGGGGCCGACTCACCCTCGAACCAGGCGCCGGCTTCCGCTTCTCCTTCGCCCTCGACGCCGGTAACCAACACCAGAGTGCACAGGACTTTCAAAATCGCACACAGAGGGCGCAGAGTGAACTCACCGCCCTCTCAAATAACCTCTTCCAGGGAGAAAGTCAAAAACAGGAAGCCTGGCTGGACGAATATGCAAAGAAGGTGCTTGATGCCGTAACGGCAGCCACCGAAACCGCCCTTCAGTCGAGGGGAAACGCGTACATAACGGCAGTGTCAAACGTAAAAGTCACCCCTCCGGTAGCTGCCACGCTTTTGACGAACCTGAAGGTGTTCATTACCGACCCTCCTACACCGTCACCGCTTCCCGCGCTTCCTGCATTTTCCCTGATGGGGCAGGTTTTGCTGCAGTACGATGCGGAGCAGGTGGTGAAGGGGTTTGAGCAGGTACAGACGCAAATCGTTGCTGAAATTAACCAGAAAGTGCAAGCGGCTGTGGCTCAGAGCAAGGCTGCAGCACAGGCATTCATCAACGGTCTTACCAAGGCAATAGAAGACGTGGCTGATGCGTTGCTTGCACCGCATAAGGGAAATCCGATGAGCCTCTTCAACCTTCCGGATCAACAAAAATTACTGAAGGACGATCTCGCCGATCTTATTCCAAAGCTTACGGCTGAGGCTACAAAGTTTTTCACTGAGGGTCAGACGTTTGTAACCGAAGAAGTGAAGAAGAAGACGGATGCGTTGGACGCGGGGCAGCAGATACGTCAGGCTATACAGAACCTGCGTGCGTCTGCATGGCGTGCCTTTCTAATGGGAGTCAGCGCCGTGTGTCTGTATCTTGACACCTACAATGTCGCCTTCGATGCGCTGTTTACGGCGCAGTGGAAGTGGCTGTCTTCTGGCATATACTTTGCCACAGCACCGGCAAACGTTTTTGGCACCAGGGTGTTAGATAACACCATCGCAAGCTGTGGCGACTTTGCCGGATTCCTTAAGCTCGAAACTAAGAGCGGTGACCCCTACACCCACCTGCTCACCGGCCTGGACGCCGGCGTTGAAACACGCGTGTACATCCCCCTCACCTATGCGCTATACAAAAATAACGGGGGGACGGCTGTGCGTGGCATTCAGGAAAAGGAGTATATCCGTCCACCGGTGGTGGGGAAGGCGTGGTGTAGCTATCGCATCCCGGTGCAGGATTACGGCTGGGTGAAGCCAAGCGTTACGGTCCATGCCTCTACCAACCGTGCACACCTGAATGCCCCTGCTGCAGGTGGAGCAGTAGGAGCTACCTATCTAACCAAGGAGTACTGTGCACAGCTGCGTGCTGGTATTTCAGCCAGTCTCATAGAGAAGACGGTATTCTCCCTTGATTGGGAACAGGGTATGCTCTCTGATGTCCCGTACCTGCTGGTGTCCGAGTGCCTCACCCAGGGAATCGGCCGCATCGTGTGCGGCGTCACCCTCTCCTGGTAG
- a CDS encoding ABC transporter ATP-binding protein produces MPYAVEMRDVTVRFPGVVANDCVSFGVQTAEVHALLGENGAGKSTLMGVLFGTCPKQSGELFVDGRSVCIRSPRDAARHGIGMVHQHFNLVHNLTVSENIVLGVEPRARFARTDVRAAHRAVGELCERYGLAVDPYAKIQDITVGMQQRVEILKMLYRDARVLIFDEPTAVLAPQEVQQLMQVIRRLAREGKAVVLITHKLSEIKAIADRCTVLRRGACIGTVSVAEVGEERLVEMMVGHAVDYALPRASRKDGACVLEVRSLSVGARRVTSGQMWADASPSAAPRAYGVRAVSFQVRCGEILCITGVDGNGQSQLLEAIAGLVPVSEGQILLDGCEIQRTSVRERVLRGVSYIPEDRRKHGLVLDFSVEENMVLRSYFRAPFARRGILDRRVIAQHAHALAKKFEVQSGALGCAVRARTLSGGNQQKVIIARELHRAPRLLIAAQPTRGLDLGAVQYVHRAIVAERNRGGAVLLFSLDMDEVLALADSIAVMYEGEIVGTVHACDATEQELGRLMSGMRKKETAGKKTGVQG; encoded by the coding sequence ATGCCATACGCGGTGGAAATGCGCGATGTAACTGTCCGGTTCCCAGGCGTTGTTGCCAATGACTGTGTTTCTTTCGGTGTGCAGACCGCGGAGGTGCATGCCTTGCTGGGAGAGAATGGTGCAGGCAAGTCTACGCTCATGGGAGTCCTTTTTGGTACGTGTCCGAAGCAATCTGGAGAGCTGTTTGTAGATGGCAGGAGTGTGTGCATCCGTAGTCCGCGCGATGCGGCGCGCCATGGCATTGGCATGGTGCACCAGCACTTTAATCTGGTTCACAATCTAACCGTTAGTGAGAATATCGTTCTTGGCGTCGAGCCTCGTGCGCGCTTTGCTCGCACGGATGTTCGTGCTGCGCATCGCGCAGTGGGAGAGCTGTGCGAGCGCTACGGACTTGCGGTGGACCCATACGCGAAAATTCAGGACATCACTGTTGGCATGCAGCAGCGTGTTGAGATTCTCAAAATGCTTTACCGCGATGCTCGGGTGCTCATTTTTGATGAACCTACCGCAGTTCTCGCTCCACAAGAAGTGCAGCAGCTGATGCAGGTGATCAGACGTCTTGCTCGTGAGGGTAAGGCGGTGGTGCTTATCACACACAAACTGAGTGAAATTAAGGCAATCGCCGATCGCTGTACGGTACTGCGCAGGGGGGCGTGTATCGGTACGGTTTCTGTGGCTGAGGTGGGAGAAGAACGGTTGGTAGAAATGATGGTGGGCCATGCGGTGGACTACGCGCTGCCTCGCGCTTCAAGGAAGGATGGGGCGTGTGTATTAGAGGTGCGTTCCTTGAGCGTGGGGGCGCGCCGCGTTACGTCTGGGCAGATGTGGGCTGACGCGTCTCCTTCTGCAGCGCCCCGCGCGTACGGCGTCCGAGCCGTAAGCTTTCAGGTGCGGTGCGGGGAGATCCTGTGTATCACCGGTGTAGACGGCAACGGTCAGTCACAGCTGCTCGAAGCAATTGCAGGTCTTGTGCCGGTGTCGGAAGGTCAGATTCTGCTTGACGGGTGCGAGATACAACGCACTTCCGTGCGCGAGCGTGTTCTGCGTGGTGTCAGTTACATTCCTGAGGATCGGCGGAAGCACGGCCTTGTGCTCGATTTTTCTGTGGAAGAGAATATGGTCTTGCGCTCGTATTTTCGCGCGCCGTTTGCGCGGCGTGGCATTCTCGATCGGCGTGTGATTGCGCAGCATGCGCACGCGTTGGCGAAAAAATTTGAGGTGCAATCCGGTGCGCTCGGGTGTGCGGTTCGTGCGCGTACCCTTTCAGGAGGTAATCAGCAAAAGGTTATCATTGCGCGCGAGTTGCACCGTGCACCGCGTCTTTTGATTGCCGCGCAGCCGACGCGCGGACTTGATTTGGGTGCGGTTCAGTATGTTCATCGCGCTATTGTCGCCGAACGTAATCGGGGGGGTGCAGTGCTCCTCTTTTCCCTTGATATGGATGAAGTGCTTGCACTGGCAGATTCTATTGCAGTTATGTACGAGGGAGAGATAGTGGGGACCGTGCACGCGTGCGACGCAACAGAGCAAGAGCTCGGGCGTCTCATGAGTGGGATGCGGAAAAAAGAGACTGCGGGCAAAAAAACCGGGGTACAGGGGTGA
- the tmpC gene encoding membrane lipoprotein TmpC encodes MREKWVRAFAGVFCAMLLIGCSKSDRPQMGNAGGAEGGDFVVGMVTDSGDIDDKSFNQQVWEGISRFAQENNAKCKYVTASTDAEYVPSLSAFADENMGLVVACGSFLVEAVIETSARFPKQKFLVIDAVVQDRDNVVSAVFGQNEGSFLVGVAAALKAKEAGKSAVGFIVGMELGMMPLFEAGFEAGVKAVDPDIQVVVEVANTFSDPQKGQALAAKLYDSGVNVIFQVAGGTGNGVIKEARDRRLNGQDVWVIGVDRDQYMDGVYDGSKSVVLTSMVKRADVAAERISKMAYDGSFPGGQSIMFGLEDKAVGIPEENPNLSSAVMEKIRSFEEKIVSKEIVVPVRSARMMN; translated from the coding sequence GTGAGAGAGAAGTGGGTACGCGCGTTTGCGGGCGTTTTTTGCGCCATGCTGCTCATCGGCTGCTCTAAGAGCGACAGGCCGCAGATGGGAAACGCAGGGGGCGCAGAAGGTGGTGACTTCGTCGTTGGAATGGTAACCGATTCAGGGGACATCGATGACAAGTCCTTTAACCAGCAGGTGTGGGAAGGTATTTCGCGCTTCGCACAGGAGAACAACGCGAAGTGCAAGTATGTGACTGCTAGCACTGACGCTGAGTACGTGCCTAGTTTGTCTGCGTTTGCAGATGAGAATATGGGGCTCGTGGTAGCATGCGGCTCTTTCCTTGTGGAGGCGGTCATCGAGACTTCTGCTCGTTTTCCTAAGCAGAAGTTCCTGGTCATCGATGCGGTTGTCCAAGACCGGGATAACGTTGTTTCTGCAGTGTTTGGTCAGAATGAGGGGTCGTTCCTTGTCGGCGTTGCAGCGGCGCTGAAGGCGAAAGAGGCGGGAAAAAGCGCCGTCGGTTTCATCGTTGGCATGGAGCTGGGTATGATGCCTCTCTTTGAAGCGGGTTTTGAAGCGGGGGTTAAGGCCGTCGATCCCGACATACAGGTAGTGGTTGAGGTTGCCAATACCTTTTCAGATCCCCAAAAGGGGCAGGCGCTCGCGGCAAAGCTGTACGACTCGGGCGTGAATGTCATTTTTCAAGTAGCGGGGGGCACAGGAAACGGCGTTATCAAAGAGGCGCGCGATCGTCGTCTCAATGGTCAGGACGTGTGGGTTATTGGCGTAGATCGTGACCAGTACATGGATGGGGTGTACGATGGGTCGAAGTCTGTGGTGCTTACCTCCATGGTCAAGCGTGCGGATGTCGCTGCGGAGCGGATCTCAAAGATGGCGTACGATGGCTCTTTTCCCGGGGGGCAGTCCATTATGTTCGGGCTTGAAGACAAGGCAGTGGGGATTCCTGAGGAAAATCCCAATTTGAGCAGTGCGGTTATGGAGAAAATTCGGAGTTTTGAGGAGAAGATTGTCTCGAAGGAGATAGTGGTTCCGGTGCGATCTGCACGCATGATGAACTAA
- a CDS encoding DUF2715 domain-containing protein produces the protein MVRGCRVGQRTGTVGVRVFPVGLCALSLQARDCRGMCGKRLGKVMVLGCMLPGVAARVSLSPKLGVYGDARGGSDLWGICIQAPTMPDTENQAPPRYAPETPLVGLDVAFRAENGFLLQLTVDAALTRLMFCGRCLAGYSFRPGEGSTHLSVAAGFECTALIYDSQHFLSVLGQGLLQPSSSSYSAGNWHRPRSLLGVLTCTAKEVGAIHEESAY, from the coding sequence TTGGTGAGGGGTTGTCGTGTGGGCCAGAGAACGGGTACGGTGGGGGTGCGCGTTTTCCCCGTGGGGCTGTGCGCGCTCAGTTTACAGGCGAGGGATTGCAGGGGTATGTGCGGGAAGCGTCTGGGTAAAGTGATGGTGCTCGGGTGTATGTTGCCGGGTGTGGCGGCGCGTGTTTCTCTCTCCCCCAAGCTCGGGGTGTACGGGGACGCACGCGGCGGTTCTGACCTGTGGGGCATCTGCATACAAGCTCCCACAATGCCAGATACAGAGAACCAGGCGCCTCCGCGCTATGCGCCGGAGACACCGTTGGTGGGGCTGGACGTGGCGTTCCGTGCGGAAAATGGCTTCCTGCTCCAACTGACGGTGGACGCGGCACTCACGCGTTTAATGTTCTGCGGCCGGTGTTTGGCCGGTTATTCGTTCAGACCGGGGGAAGGTAGTACGCATCTGTCGGTAGCGGCGGGTTTTGAGTGCACCGCGCTCATCTACGATAGCCAGCACTTTCTTTCGGTTCTTGGGCAGGGCTTACTGCAGCCGAGCAGCTCGTCTTATTCAGCCGGTAACTGGCACCGCCCACGTTCATTGCTTGGCGTGCTAACGTGCACTGCCAAGGAGGTAGGCGCCATACACGAAGAGTCGGCGTATTAA
- a CDS encoding ABC transporter permease — MNTFYSMVALTLVFSTPILITALGGLFSERSGVINIALEGLMMFGAFSTATVTVLCEPYTIAAPWIALGVGMAVAASVALFYAYLSVRLCSDQIIAGTAINLCATGMTVFFAQVIFGQQGTQAYSRGLVKTSYGFFSRIPVLGPMVFTHTYPTVYLGFVLVALAWYVLYRTPFGVHVRATGDQPYAVDGAGLSVFRLRSAAVVISGLCAGLGGGVLILTQDIQYTVYSTHGTGFIALAALISGRWHPFGVLVTSVLFGFSQILNVYATSVELLKHLPIELFSALPYALTVVVLLLFGGRGEAPRAIGQPYDRARRY, encoded by the coding sequence ATGAACACGTTTTATTCGATGGTGGCGCTGACGCTTGTGTTTTCAACCCCTATTTTGATTACTGCGTTGGGGGGGTTGTTTTCCGAGCGGAGCGGGGTGATAAATATTGCCCTTGAAGGGTTGATGATGTTTGGTGCTTTTTCCACTGCTACGGTGACGGTCCTGTGCGAGCCGTATACGATAGCTGCTCCGTGGATTGCACTGGGAGTTGGCATGGCAGTTGCCGCGTCGGTGGCGTTGTTTTACGCATATTTGAGTGTGCGCTTGTGCAGTGATCAGATCATCGCAGGCACTGCGATCAATTTGTGTGCAACAGGAATGACGGTTTTTTTCGCACAGGTTATTTTTGGGCAGCAGGGAACGCAGGCGTACTCTCGTGGGTTAGTTAAGACTAGTTACGGTTTTTTCAGTCGCATTCCGGTGCTTGGCCCGATGGTTTTCACCCATACGTACCCGACAGTATATCTAGGTTTTGTGCTAGTAGCATTGGCGTGGTACGTACTGTATCGCACGCCTTTCGGTGTGCACGTGCGTGCCACAGGGGATCAGCCGTATGCAGTAGACGGTGCGGGCTTGAGTGTGTTTCGTCTGCGGTCTGCGGCGGTGGTAATTTCAGGACTCTGTGCGGGACTTGGCGGCGGGGTGCTGATACTGACGCAGGATATCCAATACACCGTCTACAGCACGCATGGGACGGGGTTTATCGCACTTGCAGCCTTGATTTCAGGACGGTGGCATCCTTTCGGGGTACTGGTGACAAGCGTTCTTTTTGGCTTTTCACAGATTTTGAACGTGTATGCCACGAGTGTTGAGTTGTTGAAACATTTGCCTATCGAGCTGTTTAGCGCGCTTCCGTACGCGCTGACGGTTGTGGTGCTGCTATTGTTTGGCGGCCGTGGGGAGGCACCGCGTGCCATCGGTCAGCCCTATGACCGTGCGCGGAGGTATTAA